The genomic stretch CAGGAGTAGATAATACCCTAAAATAACCGGCCATGAGGAAAGGGTAAACTGAAGATTGGCCCAGGCGGGCGTGGAGGCCGCTAAGACCGTCCAAATGAGGGCCTTTAGGGCCAGGAGAGTAGGCAGGGCAGCCAGTTTGGCCAGGCTAAGGCTTAAAGGAGCTATGGCCAGAAGGGTCAGTCCTGAACCTAAAATAAGCCCGACTAAGGGAACAACTATGGGGTTGATCAGAATACCAATGAGAGGCACTCGACCAAAATAAAAGGCCAACACAGGCCACAAGACTACCCAGACAGCTAAAGAAACGACAAAAAGCAGCCTCAGTCGCTGATAAGGAATGACCGGCTTTAACATAAGCGTAAATATGGGAGTAAAAAGAGGAATTGCCAGGGTAGCCATAAAGGAAAGTTGAAAGCCAACATCAAAGAGGAAAGAAGGGTTGATTACCAGAAGAATAAAGGCCGCCAGGGCAAGACCATTGTAAAGAGGATTTTCCCGGCCTAAAACCATAGCCAGCAGGGTAGCCGAGGCCATAATCGAGGCCCGAATCACCGAGGGTCTGGCTCCGGCTATAAAACAGTAACCGATAACCACCAGAATGGTCAGGCCGGCTGATAATCGGCGGTATCTCCACAGAAGATAATATCTCAGCAGGCCAAAGACAATAAAGGCGATAAGGCCAACATGAAGCCCGGACACGGCCAGGACATGAACTGCCCCGGATTCGATAAAGACCTGATAGAGTCCAATGGGAAGAGTCTCCCGCTGGCCAAGAAGCAGGCCCTTTAGGAGGCTGCCTTCCAGAGATGGAAGAAGGCAATCAATAAGGCCGGCTACCTGCTGACGAATAGCTGTGACTACCTGCCAGAACCTATTAATTTCCCCCTGCCCCAGCTTACTTATCCTTTCTCCCTCAGGTTCCCTGATCGTCATCACCGTATGGATTCCGGACCGCGCCAGATAAGTCCGCATATTAAACTGCTTCCCTGCCGAGGGGAACCTCAAGACCCCTCTTAGCTTGACCAGGTCGCCGTATTGAAGATCAAGGGGGCAATTATACACCGTAGTGTAAAGGAGACCCTTAACCGGAATCGCTCGATGCTCGATGCTGGATACTCGATGCTCGATGCTCGATGTTCGATGCTCGATGCTTGATGCTTGATGTTCGATGCTTGATGCTCGATACTCGATGCTCGATGCTGGATGCTCGATGTTTCCGCTGGCCAAGATAACCTCTTTAACCCGAATCTTCAGGATAGTTTTCTCTCTCCGTGGCTCCGGTTCTTTTATTATCGTCCCGACCAGTTCTATTTTCCCGGATGAGGCAAACTGGATCAGGGTATCGGTTGATCTGGTGGTAAAAAGCTCGTACCAGATTAGTCCCAACAGAAGAAAGCCAACAAGAGAGAAGCCGCTAAATAAGCGGCCGCATCTTAGCCAGAATATTACTATTAAAAAGAGATAGAGAAGAAAGGCGGTAAACAAGAGAGGCAGTAA from bacterium encodes the following:
- a CDS encoding ComEC/Rec2 family competence protein, producing MLDVRYRASSIEYRVMTPLIRITLLYLLGIILGYYLDPGLLPLLFTAFLLYLFLIVIFWLRCGRLFSGFSLVGFLLLGLIWYELFTTRSTDTLIQFASSGKIELVGTIIKEPEPRREKTILKIRVKEVILASGNIEHPASSIEYRASSIEHQASSIEHRTSSIEHRVSSIEHRAIPVKGLLYTTVYNCPLDLQYGDLVKLRGVLRFPSAGKQFNMRTYLARSGIHTVMTIREPEGERISKLGQGEINRFWQVVTAIRQQVAGLIDCLLPSLEGSLLKGLLLGQRETLPIGLYQVFIESGAVHVLAVSGLHVGLIAFIVFGLLRYYLLWRYRRLSAGLTILVVIGYCFIAGARPSVIRASIMASATLLAMVLGRENPLYNGLALAAFILLVINPSFLFDVGFQLSFMATLAIPLFTPIFTLMLKPVIPYQRLRLLFVVSLAVWVVLWPVLAFYFGRVPLIGILINPIVVPLVGLILGSGLTLLAIAPLSLSLAKLAALPTLLALKALIWTVLAASTPAWANLQFTLSSWPVILGYYLLLGGIVFVHRKYYAEKEVLRAERSLNPEAQRI